In Stigmatopora nigra isolate UIUO_SnigA chromosome 18, RoL_Snig_1.1, whole genome shotgun sequence, one genomic interval encodes:
- the nbr1a gene encoding NBR1 autophagy cargo receptor a isoform X3: MELPVTIKVNFRGNVKRFLSGDLDKLEWISVEDWIKASFGISHFQVKYFDEDSEEISINSQEEYEEAIKSAEKQGNHLRINVYKMKGRACGGGPLKTEVKELKGDLRPAPPYPSRVKTVDKSTQVTPERESVRPQPQIEYSECKTTGATVLSGEVVAKDNKGAKAEDDPPPMWFRSYMEKFKDEVVKEVVERMCSDFSGQCCTHKSPAAPPPEASGSSGAAVMGPRPGPPANTIGPRPGPSTSSGSLGYTPNCSSCNKLTCEGAYKCSVCPSCILCEMCRHSHDPSHNLVRTKTPLSIPEHGMSGELRFLRRGDRTVRKAERQRLKAERRQLRAEVKEIKKKLRLEKRGLQWCGPSTSGRAVTLTNTASASTQAPALPPPPAASDTASGPAPAPAPDPQASSPEGPGVSHSSLLPTLAALFLDENLPDGTRLEPGTKFIKYWKMRNSGTIGWTPETKLLFMWGNLGLASEERRSVPVPLLLPGQVGVVSVTFLAPVMEGTYTSHWRLAHHGHQFGPRVWCSIVVEPGNGVNGLEQQQKRLVRSKECLAVDVCHNGFFMPYVDLLTAQDLLSFELMDINIVQELEKVPNNTPVGPEKVLTVQIKDDSEATGLRKHYEGKTGHPWEAAVPSEEHEEEISGAQFLCETVIRSLTLEEAPDHRPVRRNQEHCPRQVQVVLHGSKLALEPWPPSEKGEQEEHEVGGLTTTTTPEVVGDIPVADPHQDDEDEDAKDCKEEKVDDWDELSSQSSSSSSCDDFIIVLPDCFDMSRPLGESMYSSAMSQPDAVVTATLASPEPLQEEEDYTSDAGGASPPLQPEERERDDEEQSEDDEDDPAGDDMTPGALTIHSSVNQMLCASQTLDTATLTPEVVPPPPANYSPRSEALYLAEDACDAAEESNTERVHANVSSGLSRSAGSASSAFETYNPRPGNALQPRGQGGLTEGLVKGALSVAASAYKALFPGPNCPIQRGVDPAARQDPSLMAMLLEMGFRDRRLNQRLLRKHSYNLLHTVNELVQMAEDAPLGRAVQAPH, encoded by the exons ATGGAGCTCCCGGTTACCATCAAAGTCAATTTTCGAGGGAATGTCAAGAGATTTCTGTCGGGCGACCTGGACAAGCTGGAGTGGATCTCGGTGGAAGACTGG ATTAAAGCGTCGTTTGGAATCAGCCACTTCCAAGTCAAGTACTTTGATGAGGACAGCGAAGAG ATTTCCATCAACAGTCAAG AGGAATATGAAGAAGCAATCAAG AGTGCTGAAAAACAAGGCAACCACCTGAGGATAAATGTGTACAAGATGAAGGGACGAGCATGCGGCGGTGGGCCGCTCAAAACCGAAGTTAAGGAGCTCAAAGGCGACTTAAGACCTGCACCCCCCTATCCGTCGAGAGTCAAGACTGTGGACAAAAGCACGCAGGTCACCCCTGAGCGAGAATCT GTGCGGCCACAACCACAAATAGAATATTCGGAATGCAAAACTACAGGCGCGACTGTCCTTTCCGGAGAG GTGGTTGCCAAGGACAACAAGGGAGCCAAAGCAGAAGATGACCCTCCTCCCATGTGGTTCAGATCCTACATGGAGAAG TTTAAAGATGAAGTGGTGAAGGAGGTGGTGGAGCGCATGTGCAGTGACTTCTCCGGCCAGTGTTGTACACACAAGTCTCCTGCAGCTCCGCCTCCCGAAGCCAGTGGTAGCAGTGGCGCTGCCGTCATGGGGCCGAGGCCAGGCCCCCCGGCCAACACTATCGGGCCCAGGCCGGGACCCTCCACCTCAAGCGGGTCTCTTGGTTATACACCAAATTGCAGCAGCTGCAACAAACTCACATGTGAAGGAGCCTACAAGTGCAG CGTTTGCCCATCCTGCATCCTATGTGAGATGTGCCGGCACAGCCACGACCCGAGCCACAATCTCGTGAGAACCAAGACCCCCCTGTCCATCCCCGAGCACGGCATGTCGGGAGAATTAAG GTTCCTGCGACGAGGAGACAGGACGGTGCGCAAGGCCGAACGACAGCGCCTCAAAGCGGAAAGGAGGCAGCTACGAGCCGAAGTGAAGGAAATCAAGAAGAAACTGAGACTGGAGAAACGGGGCTTGCAGTGGTGCGGGCCCTCTACCTCGGGCCGAGCCGTTACCCTGACTAACACGGCCTCCGCCTCCACCCAGGCCCCCGCCCTGCCACCCCCGCCCGCTGCCTCAGACACAGCCTCAGGTCCCGCCCCCGCCCCGGCCCCCGATCCCCAGGCCTCCAGTCCAGA GGGTCCCGGGGTCTCGCACTCCTCCTTGCTGCCCACTTTGGCCGCCTTGTTTCTGGATGAAAATCTGCCGGATGGCACTCGTCTGGAGCCCGGTACCAAGTTCATCAAATACTGGAAGATGAGGAACTCTGGCACTATCGGCTGGACCCCCGAGACTAAG TTGCTGTTCATGTGGGGCAACCTCGGCTTGGCGTCGGAGGAAAGGAGGTCCGTACCCGTGCCACTGCTGCTACCAGGCCAAGTTGGCGTAGTCAGCGTGACCTTTTTGGCACCCGTGATGGAGGGCACGTATACCTCGCATTGGCGACTAGCCCACCACGGCCATCAGTTTGGACCACGCGTGTGGTGCAGCATTGTGGTGGAGCCGGGCAATGGCGTCAATGGACTCGAGCAACAACAGAAGCGCCTG GTTCGCTCTAAGGAGTGTTTGGCGGTGGACGTTTGCCACAATGGCTTCTTCATGCCCTACGTAGACCTGTTAACAGCACAG gaCCTTTTGTCATTTGAGTTGATGGATATCAACATAGTGCAGGAGTTGGAGAAGGTTCCTAACAACACTCCAGTGG GGCCCGAGAAGGTGCTCACTGTGCAGATCAAAGATGACTCTGAGGCTACAGGTCTTCGCAAACATTATG AAGGAAAAACTGGACACCCGTGGGAGGCAGCTGTCCCAAGTGAGGAGCATGAAGAGGAAATCAGTGGCGCTCAGTTCTTGTGCGAGACGGTCATCCGCTCACTTACCCTGGAGGAGGCCCCTGACCACAGGCCTGTGCGTAGGAATCAGGAGCATTGCCCCCGCCAGGTACAAG TGGTTTTACATGGTTCCAAACTGGCCCTGGAGCCGTGGCCCCCATCCGAAAAGGGCGAGCAGGAAGAACATGAGGTTGGCgggctaacaacaacaacaacaccag AAGTCGTTGGTGACATTCCGGTAGCTGATCCGCATCAGGATGACGAGGATGAAGATGCAAAAGATTGTAAGGAGGAGAAAGTGGATGACTGGGATGAG TTGAGCAGCCAGtcgtcctcatcctcctcttgcGACGACTTCATCATCGTCCTCCCCGACTGCTTCGACATGAGCCGTCCACTCGGAGAGTCAATGTACAGCTCGGCCATGTCTCAGCCGGATGCGGTCGTCACGGCAACACTGGCCAGCCCTGAACCgctgcaggaggaggaggactaCACATCGGACGCAGGAGGGGCGTCGCCACCCCTACAACCAGAAGAGAGGGAACGGGACGACGAAGAGCAATCGGAGGACGATGAGGATGACCCTGCAGGCGATGATATGACCCCAGGCGCCCTCACCATCCACTCCAGTGTCAACCAGATGCTGTGCGCCTCACAAACACTGGATACCGCCACCCTCACACCAGAAGTGGTACCCCCACCACCAGCAAACTACTCGCCCAG GTCTGAGGCTCTATATCTGGCAGAGGATGCATGTGATGCAGCAGAAGAGTCTAACACGGAAAGGGTCCACGCCAACG TTTCATCGGGTCTGTCTAGATCCGCAGGCTCAGCATCCAGTGCCTTTGAAACGTACAACCCCAGACCTGGCAACGCACTACAACCTAG GGGTCAAGGGGGTCTCACCGAGGGCCTGGTCAAGGGGGCCCTCTCAGTGGCAGCGTCCGCCTACAAGGCTCTGTTTCCTGGGCCAAACTGTCCCATCCAG CGTGGTGTGGACCCAGCAGCCCGCCAGGATCCCTCGCTAATGGCCATGCTGTTAGAGATGGGTTTCCGGGACCGGCGTCTCAACCAGCGTCTGCTGCGTAAACATAGCTACAACCTGCTGCACACCGTCAACGAGCTGGTACAGATGGCCGAGGACGCCCCGCTAGGACGTGCTGTCCAGGCTCCACACTGA
- the nbr1a gene encoding NBR1 autophagy cargo receptor a isoform X2: MELPVTIKVNFRGNVKRFLSGDLDKLEWISVEDWIKASFGISHFQVKYFDEDSEEISINSQEEYEEAIKSAEKQGNHLRINVYKMKGRACGGGPLKTEVKELKGDLRPAPPYPSRVKTVDKSTQVTPERESVRPQPQIEYSECKTTGATVLSGEVVAKDNKGAKAEDDPPPMWFRSYMEKFKDEVVKEVVERMCSDFSGQCCTHKSPAAPPPEASGSSGAAVMGPRPGPPANTIGPRPGPSTSSGSLGYTPNCSSCNKLTCEGAYKCSVCPSCILCEMCRHSHDPSHNLVRTKTPLSIPEHGMSGELRFLRRGDRTVRKAERQRLKAERRQLRAEVKEIKKKLRLEKRGLQWCGPSTSGRAVTLTNTASASTQAPALPPPPAASDTASGPAPAPAPDPQASSPEGPGVSHSSLLPTLAALFLDENLPDGTRLEPGTKFIKYWKMRNSGTIGWTPETKLLFMWGNLGLASEERRSVPVPLLLPGQVGVVSVTFLAPVMEGTYTSHWRLAHHGHQFGPRVWCSIVVEPGNGVNGLEQQQKRLVRSKECLAVDVCHNGFFMPYVDLLTAQDLLSFELMDINIVQELEKVPNNTPVDLTPCISPLPHDATGPEKVLTVQIKDDSEATGLRKHYGKTGHPWEAAVPSEEHEEEISGAQFLCETVIRSLTLEEAPDHRPVRRNQEHCPRQVQVVLHGSKLALEPWPPSEKGEQEEHEVGGLTTTTTPEVVGDIPVADPHQDDEDEDAKDCKEEKVDDWDELSSQSSSSSSCDDFIIVLPDCFDMSRPLGESMYSSAMSQPDAVVTATLASPEPLQEEEDYTSDAGGASPPLQPEERERDDEEQSEDDEDDPAGDDMTPGALTIHSSVNQMLCASQTLDTATLTPEVVPPPPANYSPRSEALYLAEDACDAAEESNTERVHANVSSGLSRSAGSASSAFETYNPRPGNALQPRGQGGLTEGLVKGALSVAASAYKALFPGPNCPIQRGVDPAARQDPSLMAMLLEMGFRDRRLNQRLLRKHSYNLLHTVNELVQMAEDAPLGRAVQAPH; the protein is encoded by the exons ATGGAGCTCCCGGTTACCATCAAAGTCAATTTTCGAGGGAATGTCAAGAGATTTCTGTCGGGCGACCTGGACAAGCTGGAGTGGATCTCGGTGGAAGACTGG ATTAAAGCGTCGTTTGGAATCAGCCACTTCCAAGTCAAGTACTTTGATGAGGACAGCGAAGAG ATTTCCATCAACAGTCAAG AGGAATATGAAGAAGCAATCAAG AGTGCTGAAAAACAAGGCAACCACCTGAGGATAAATGTGTACAAGATGAAGGGACGAGCATGCGGCGGTGGGCCGCTCAAAACCGAAGTTAAGGAGCTCAAAGGCGACTTAAGACCTGCACCCCCCTATCCGTCGAGAGTCAAGACTGTGGACAAAAGCACGCAGGTCACCCCTGAGCGAGAATCT GTGCGGCCACAACCACAAATAGAATATTCGGAATGCAAAACTACAGGCGCGACTGTCCTTTCCGGAGAG GTGGTTGCCAAGGACAACAAGGGAGCCAAAGCAGAAGATGACCCTCCTCCCATGTGGTTCAGATCCTACATGGAGAAG TTTAAAGATGAAGTGGTGAAGGAGGTGGTGGAGCGCATGTGCAGTGACTTCTCCGGCCAGTGTTGTACACACAAGTCTCCTGCAGCTCCGCCTCCCGAAGCCAGTGGTAGCAGTGGCGCTGCCGTCATGGGGCCGAGGCCAGGCCCCCCGGCCAACACTATCGGGCCCAGGCCGGGACCCTCCACCTCAAGCGGGTCTCTTGGTTATACACCAAATTGCAGCAGCTGCAACAAACTCACATGTGAAGGAGCCTACAAGTGCAG CGTTTGCCCATCCTGCATCCTATGTGAGATGTGCCGGCACAGCCACGACCCGAGCCACAATCTCGTGAGAACCAAGACCCCCCTGTCCATCCCCGAGCACGGCATGTCGGGAGAATTAAG GTTCCTGCGACGAGGAGACAGGACGGTGCGCAAGGCCGAACGACAGCGCCTCAAAGCGGAAAGGAGGCAGCTACGAGCCGAAGTGAAGGAAATCAAGAAGAAACTGAGACTGGAGAAACGGGGCTTGCAGTGGTGCGGGCCCTCTACCTCGGGCCGAGCCGTTACCCTGACTAACACGGCCTCCGCCTCCACCCAGGCCCCCGCCCTGCCACCCCCGCCCGCTGCCTCAGACACAGCCTCAGGTCCCGCCCCCGCCCCGGCCCCCGATCCCCAGGCCTCCAGTCCAGA GGGTCCCGGGGTCTCGCACTCCTCCTTGCTGCCCACTTTGGCCGCCTTGTTTCTGGATGAAAATCTGCCGGATGGCACTCGTCTGGAGCCCGGTACCAAGTTCATCAAATACTGGAAGATGAGGAACTCTGGCACTATCGGCTGGACCCCCGAGACTAAG TTGCTGTTCATGTGGGGCAACCTCGGCTTGGCGTCGGAGGAAAGGAGGTCCGTACCCGTGCCACTGCTGCTACCAGGCCAAGTTGGCGTAGTCAGCGTGACCTTTTTGGCACCCGTGATGGAGGGCACGTATACCTCGCATTGGCGACTAGCCCACCACGGCCATCAGTTTGGACCACGCGTGTGGTGCAGCATTGTGGTGGAGCCGGGCAATGGCGTCAATGGACTCGAGCAACAACAGAAGCGCCTG GTTCGCTCTAAGGAGTGTTTGGCGGTGGACGTTTGCCACAATGGCTTCTTCATGCCCTACGTAGACCTGTTAACAGCACAG gaCCTTTTGTCATTTGAGTTGATGGATATCAACATAGTGCAGGAGTTGGAGAAGGTTCCTAACAACACTCCAGTGG ATTTGACACCCTGCATCTCCCCTTTACCCCATGATGCAACAGGGCCCGAGAAGGTGCTCACTGTGCAGATCAAAGATGACTCTGAGGCTACAGGTCTTCGCAAACATTATG GAAAAACTGGACACCCGTGGGAGGCAGCTGTCCCAAGTGAGGAGCATGAAGAGGAAATCAGTGGCGCTCAGTTCTTGTGCGAGACGGTCATCCGCTCACTTACCCTGGAGGAGGCCCCTGACCACAGGCCTGTGCGTAGGAATCAGGAGCATTGCCCCCGCCAGGTACAAG TGGTTTTACATGGTTCCAAACTGGCCCTGGAGCCGTGGCCCCCATCCGAAAAGGGCGAGCAGGAAGAACATGAGGTTGGCgggctaacaacaacaacaacaccag AAGTCGTTGGTGACATTCCGGTAGCTGATCCGCATCAGGATGACGAGGATGAAGATGCAAAAGATTGTAAGGAGGAGAAAGTGGATGACTGGGATGAG TTGAGCAGCCAGtcgtcctcatcctcctcttgcGACGACTTCATCATCGTCCTCCCCGACTGCTTCGACATGAGCCGTCCACTCGGAGAGTCAATGTACAGCTCGGCCATGTCTCAGCCGGATGCGGTCGTCACGGCAACACTGGCCAGCCCTGAACCgctgcaggaggaggaggactaCACATCGGACGCAGGAGGGGCGTCGCCACCCCTACAACCAGAAGAGAGGGAACGGGACGACGAAGAGCAATCGGAGGACGATGAGGATGACCCTGCAGGCGATGATATGACCCCAGGCGCCCTCACCATCCACTCCAGTGTCAACCAGATGCTGTGCGCCTCACAAACACTGGATACCGCCACCCTCACACCAGAAGTGGTACCCCCACCACCAGCAAACTACTCGCCCAG GTCTGAGGCTCTATATCTGGCAGAGGATGCATGTGATGCAGCAGAAGAGTCTAACACGGAAAGGGTCCACGCCAACG TTTCATCGGGTCTGTCTAGATCCGCAGGCTCAGCATCCAGTGCCTTTGAAACGTACAACCCCAGACCTGGCAACGCACTACAACCTAG GGGTCAAGGGGGTCTCACCGAGGGCCTGGTCAAGGGGGCCCTCTCAGTGGCAGCGTCCGCCTACAAGGCTCTGTTTCCTGGGCCAAACTGTCCCATCCAG CGTGGTGTGGACCCAGCAGCCCGCCAGGATCCCTCGCTAATGGCCATGCTGTTAGAGATGGGTTTCCGGGACCGGCGTCTCAACCAGCGTCTGCTGCGTAAACATAGCTACAACCTGCTGCACACCGTCAACGAGCTGGTACAGATGGCCGAGGACGCCCCGCTAGGACGTGCTGTCCAGGCTCCACACTGA
- the nbr1a gene encoding NBR1 autophagy cargo receptor a isoform X6: MELPVTIKVNFRGNVKRFLSGDLDKLEWISVEDWIKASFGISHFQVKYFDEDSEEISINSQEEYEEAIKSAEKQGNHLRINVYKMKGRACGGGPLKTEVKELKGDLRPAPPYPSRVKTVDKSTQVTPERESVVAKDNKGAKAEDDPPPMWFRSYMEKFKDEVVKEVVERMCSDFSGQCCTHKSPAAPPPEASGSSGAAVMGPRPGPPANTIGPRPGPSTSSGSLGYTPNCSSCNKLTCEGAYKCSVCPSCILCEMCRHSHDPSHNLVRTKTPLSIPEHGMSGELRFLRRGDRTVRKAERQRLKAERRQLRAEVKEIKKKLRLEKRGLQWCGPSTSGRAVTLTNTASASTQAPALPPPPAASDTASGPAPAPAPDPQASSPEGPGVSHSSLLPTLAALFLDENLPDGTRLEPGTKFIKYWKMRNSGTIGWTPETKLLFMWGNLGLASEERRSVPVPLLLPGQVGVVSVTFLAPVMEGTYTSHWRLAHHGHQFGPRVWCSIVVEPGNGVNGLEQQQKRLVRSKECLAVDVCHNGFFMPYVDLLTAQDLLSFELMDINIVQELEKVPNNTPVDLTPCISPLPHDATGPEKVLTVQIKDDSEATGLRKHYGKTGHPWEAAVPSEEHEEEISGAQFLCETVIRSLTLEEAPDHRPVRRNQEHCPRQVQVVLHGSKLALEPWPPSEKGEQEEHEVGGLTTTTTPEVVGDIPVADPHQDDEDEDAKDCKEEKVDDWDELSSQSSSSSSCDDFIIVLPDCFDMSRPLGESMYSSAMSQPDAVVTATLASPEPLQEEEDYTSDAGGASPPLQPEERERDDEEQSEDDEDDPAGDDMTPGALTIHSSVNQMLCASQTLDTATLTPEVVPPPPANYSPRSEALYLAEDACDAAEESNTERVHANVSSGLSRSAGSASSAFETYNPRPGNALQPRGQGGLTEGLVKGALSVAASAYKALFPGPNCPIQRGVDPAARQDPSLMAMLLEMGFRDRRLNQRLLRKHSYNLLHTVNELVQMAEDAPLGRAVQAPH; encoded by the exons ATGGAGCTCCCGGTTACCATCAAAGTCAATTTTCGAGGGAATGTCAAGAGATTTCTGTCGGGCGACCTGGACAAGCTGGAGTGGATCTCGGTGGAAGACTGG ATTAAAGCGTCGTTTGGAATCAGCCACTTCCAAGTCAAGTACTTTGATGAGGACAGCGAAGAG ATTTCCATCAACAGTCAAG AGGAATATGAAGAAGCAATCAAG AGTGCTGAAAAACAAGGCAACCACCTGAGGATAAATGTGTACAAGATGAAGGGACGAGCATGCGGCGGTGGGCCGCTCAAAACCGAAGTTAAGGAGCTCAAAGGCGACTTAAGACCTGCACCCCCCTATCCGTCGAGAGTCAAGACTGTGGACAAAAGCACGCAGGTCACCCCTGAGCGAGAATCT GTGGTTGCCAAGGACAACAAGGGAGCCAAAGCAGAAGATGACCCTCCTCCCATGTGGTTCAGATCCTACATGGAGAAG TTTAAAGATGAAGTGGTGAAGGAGGTGGTGGAGCGCATGTGCAGTGACTTCTCCGGCCAGTGTTGTACACACAAGTCTCCTGCAGCTCCGCCTCCCGAAGCCAGTGGTAGCAGTGGCGCTGCCGTCATGGGGCCGAGGCCAGGCCCCCCGGCCAACACTATCGGGCCCAGGCCGGGACCCTCCACCTCAAGCGGGTCTCTTGGTTATACACCAAATTGCAGCAGCTGCAACAAACTCACATGTGAAGGAGCCTACAAGTGCAG CGTTTGCCCATCCTGCATCCTATGTGAGATGTGCCGGCACAGCCACGACCCGAGCCACAATCTCGTGAGAACCAAGACCCCCCTGTCCATCCCCGAGCACGGCATGTCGGGAGAATTAAG GTTCCTGCGACGAGGAGACAGGACGGTGCGCAAGGCCGAACGACAGCGCCTCAAAGCGGAAAGGAGGCAGCTACGAGCCGAAGTGAAGGAAATCAAGAAGAAACTGAGACTGGAGAAACGGGGCTTGCAGTGGTGCGGGCCCTCTACCTCGGGCCGAGCCGTTACCCTGACTAACACGGCCTCCGCCTCCACCCAGGCCCCCGCCCTGCCACCCCCGCCCGCTGCCTCAGACACAGCCTCAGGTCCCGCCCCCGCCCCGGCCCCCGATCCCCAGGCCTCCAGTCCAGA GGGTCCCGGGGTCTCGCACTCCTCCTTGCTGCCCACTTTGGCCGCCTTGTTTCTGGATGAAAATCTGCCGGATGGCACTCGTCTGGAGCCCGGTACCAAGTTCATCAAATACTGGAAGATGAGGAACTCTGGCACTATCGGCTGGACCCCCGAGACTAAG TTGCTGTTCATGTGGGGCAACCTCGGCTTGGCGTCGGAGGAAAGGAGGTCCGTACCCGTGCCACTGCTGCTACCAGGCCAAGTTGGCGTAGTCAGCGTGACCTTTTTGGCACCCGTGATGGAGGGCACGTATACCTCGCATTGGCGACTAGCCCACCACGGCCATCAGTTTGGACCACGCGTGTGGTGCAGCATTGTGGTGGAGCCGGGCAATGGCGTCAATGGACTCGAGCAACAACAGAAGCGCCTG GTTCGCTCTAAGGAGTGTTTGGCGGTGGACGTTTGCCACAATGGCTTCTTCATGCCCTACGTAGACCTGTTAACAGCACAG gaCCTTTTGTCATTTGAGTTGATGGATATCAACATAGTGCAGGAGTTGGAGAAGGTTCCTAACAACACTCCAGTGG ATTTGACACCCTGCATCTCCCCTTTACCCCATGATGCAACAGGGCCCGAGAAGGTGCTCACTGTGCAGATCAAAGATGACTCTGAGGCTACAGGTCTTCGCAAACATTATG GAAAAACTGGACACCCGTGGGAGGCAGCTGTCCCAAGTGAGGAGCATGAAGAGGAAATCAGTGGCGCTCAGTTCTTGTGCGAGACGGTCATCCGCTCACTTACCCTGGAGGAGGCCCCTGACCACAGGCCTGTGCGTAGGAATCAGGAGCATTGCCCCCGCCAGGTACAAG TGGTTTTACATGGTTCCAAACTGGCCCTGGAGCCGTGGCCCCCATCCGAAAAGGGCGAGCAGGAAGAACATGAGGTTGGCgggctaacaacaacaacaacaccag AAGTCGTTGGTGACATTCCGGTAGCTGATCCGCATCAGGATGACGAGGATGAAGATGCAAAAGATTGTAAGGAGGAGAAAGTGGATGACTGGGATGAG TTGAGCAGCCAGtcgtcctcatcctcctcttgcGACGACTTCATCATCGTCCTCCCCGACTGCTTCGACATGAGCCGTCCACTCGGAGAGTCAATGTACAGCTCGGCCATGTCTCAGCCGGATGCGGTCGTCACGGCAACACTGGCCAGCCCTGAACCgctgcaggaggaggaggactaCACATCGGACGCAGGAGGGGCGTCGCCACCCCTACAACCAGAAGAGAGGGAACGGGACGACGAAGAGCAATCGGAGGACGATGAGGATGACCCTGCAGGCGATGATATGACCCCAGGCGCCCTCACCATCCACTCCAGTGTCAACCAGATGCTGTGCGCCTCACAAACACTGGATACCGCCACCCTCACACCAGAAGTGGTACCCCCACCACCAGCAAACTACTCGCCCAG GTCTGAGGCTCTATATCTGGCAGAGGATGCATGTGATGCAGCAGAAGAGTCTAACACGGAAAGGGTCCACGCCAACG TTTCATCGGGTCTGTCTAGATCCGCAGGCTCAGCATCCAGTGCCTTTGAAACGTACAACCCCAGACCTGGCAACGCACTACAACCTAG GGGTCAAGGGGGTCTCACCGAGGGCCTGGTCAAGGGGGCCCTCTCAGTGGCAGCGTCCGCCTACAAGGCTCTGTTTCCTGGGCCAAACTGTCCCATCCAG CGTGGTGTGGACCCAGCAGCCCGCCAGGATCCCTCGCTAATGGCCATGCTGTTAGAGATGGGTTTCCGGGACCGGCGTCTCAACCAGCGTCTGCTGCGTAAACATAGCTACAACCTGCTGCACACCGTCAACGAGCTGGTACAGATGGCCGAGGACGCCCCGCTAGGACGTGCTGTCCAGGCTCCACACTGA